Proteins encoded together in one Corynebacterium liangguodongii window:
- a CDS encoding MogA/MoaB family molybdenum cofactor biosynthesis protein, with product MPETLDALEISEPDDAFLIATEQEQAAPVPPCALVVLVSDHRYEDPADDTHRLVAELLVEAGFLVDAIVRVKSKKSDIRKAIETGVVGGVDLVLTVGGTGVGPRDKTPEATRAVIDKMVPGVGQAIRFSGQSCGAVDAATSRGICGVSGSTVVVNLAASRQAIRDGMSTMHPLVNHLIADLNTCSV from the coding sequence ATGCCAGAGACGCTCGACGCGTTGGAGATCAGTGAGCCCGACGACGCTTTCCTCATCGCCACCGAGCAGGAACAGGCCGCGCCCGTCCCGCCGTGCGCGCTCGTGGTCTTGGTCTCGGACCACCGCTACGAGGATCCCGCCGACGACACCCATCGCCTCGTCGCGGAACTGCTCGTCGAGGCGGGCTTTCTTGTCGACGCCATCGTGAGGGTGAAGTCGAAGAAGTCCGACATCCGCAAGGCGATCGAGACCGGTGTCGTCGGCGGCGTCGACCTCGTCCTCACCGTCGGCGGCACCGGGGTTGGCCCGCGGGACAAGACCCCGGAGGCCACGCGCGCGGTGATTGACAAGATGGTCCCCGGCGTCGGGCAGGCCATCCGGTTTTCCGGGCAGAGCTGCGGCGCCGTCGACGCGGCGACCTCCCGCGGCATCTGCGGGGTCTCCGGCTCGACCGTGGTGGTCAACCTCGCGGCGAGCCGCCAGGCCATCCGCGACGGGATGTCGACGATGCACCCGCTGGTCAACCACCTCATCGCGGACCTCAACACCTGCAGCGTCTAG